In the genome of Calothrix sp. PCC 6303, the window GTAATCGCGTAGTCTACAAGTTCTTGGGATTGCTGAGTCCTTCCTCAAACCTACGGTTCGCAAGCTACGCAATGAGTGATTTTGGATCATTTATTTGTTGGAACACTCTCTCTAGCCTTGTTCATCGGGCTAAAACTTGTGATGAAAGCGTAATCCTCAAACTGATGATGTTGATGGGTAATTTTTCACTCACACAATGTGTTTTATGATTGATAAAAGATTTAGTAAAAATTTACCTTTGATTTCAATTATTACAGTTACTTATAATTGTTTTCATGATTTAACTGAAACATTTAATAGTGTTATTTCTCAGAGTTATAAAAATATAGAATATATTGTAATTGATGGTGGTTCTAAAGATGGAACTATGGGTTTTCTACATGAAAATGATGATAAAATAGCCTATTGGGTCAGTGAAACAGATTCAGGAATTTATGATGCGATGAATAAGGGAGCTTTAGCCAGTACTGGAGATTGGCTGATATTTATGAATTCTGGGGATAAGTTTTTGACAGAAGATACACTAAATCAAGTTATCAGCTATCTAAACGATACTGTAGATGTTGTTTACGGAGGAGTTGAATCTGTTACGAATGATAGATTTGGCTATCATACTGATCAACGTCATCCATATGATTTATCTATTATTTGGCGGGAGATTCCGACTTGTCATCAAAGTATTTTCGTGAAAAGAGAATTACAGCTTAAATTTCCTTTTGATACTGATTTAAGTTGGTGTGCAGATCATGATTTTATAACTCGATTGTATGTATCTGGTTATAAGTTTTTGGAAATTCCTGTAGTTGTTGCTAAATTTGATACATCAGGGGGAGCCTCAAGGGATTTATTGAGCTTTACGCGAGAAAGATGGTCTATTTATAGAAAGCATTTTAGTAGGTCATTTGCGAAAGATTGGTATTTTATTAATGAATACAAAGGATTTTGGTTGCACAAAAACATTATTAGTAAAATACGTGACTTGCTGCCTAGCGGATGGGTTCTTACTTGGCGTAAGTATCGACGCATATATTAGTTTGATTTGACTATAATTTTTATGAATTAATTGTATGATTAACTCTGACAATATTGGAGCTTACTTTTCTGCTAATGATTTTGTTTACGATTGGGTAATTGCTTTTCTCAATAGCTTTAGAACCTTTAACCCAGATTTACGCCTGATTCTAATTCCCTTTAATGATGAGTGCGATCGCATTCTCAAACTAAGTAGCATTTATCAATTTGAAGTATATACCGATGTGTCTTTCTCACGCTTGGAACGAATTGGTGAAGCATTTGAGCTAGGCTATACCCCTACCGGTCCCTATTGGTTTAGACGCTATGCAGCTTTTTGGGGACCACTAGATTATTTTATGTACTTAGATGCTCGGCAAATTGTGCTAGCAAATCTTAAACCCTTCATTGAAGTAATAGAAACTCTGGGGTTTGACTTTCTACATTATGACTGTGCGATCGACCAAGTGTACGAACAAGGAACATTTCGTCAAGAATTATTAAGACAGGGGCGGGGACGCGGTTTTAATTCTGGTCGTTGGGCTTCTCGTAAGGGGCTATTTTCAATTGAAGACTTTGAGTCATTTGCATCAGATGCATTAAAAATACGAGATCAACTCAACCCTCGCAATACAGATCAAGCATTCATTAACTATTGCTGTGATATGAAGCCTGTGCGCTATGGGCATTTTGCAGAAGTGATTGGAGGTATATCTCAAAACGGGTGGGCAAGACTATCGGGTAAAATTTACTCGAAAGATGGAAAATATTATTTGTGGGATTACGGGGGTTTGGATCATAAAAAACAAATATTTCTTCTACATTGGGCAGGTTACAGATTGAATGCTTTAATGCCTAATAATTATTTATTATATCAATATTTATTAAGAGAAAAATCCATGTTCAAGCGATTGCAATTTTACGGAAATATGGGATTAAATTACTTAATAAGTACTCCGATTAATAGTATAAAAAAGCAAAAATTACTCAACACTTTGTATCATAAATTAGAAAAATATTATAAAATTTATGTTAAATAATGAAGTATACAAATAAACAATAATAAAAGGCGTTTTGTGAAATTAACTGCTTATATTCATCCCATTCGCACTTATCTACCCTGCACAGGAATAGGGCGGCATATGAACCAGATGCTGCTTGGGCTTGCAGAACGAAGCGGGATTGAGTTAGAGTTGCTTTTCTTCAAACAATGGTTAGGAAGCGATGGGAAGCTCGATCCACTCAGCCCATTACGTGAATTGCCTAAGCGTACTTTCCCTACAGTAGAAAATTCCACTGAGCGTACATGGAAACTACTTAACTACCCGCGTGCGGATAAATATTTGCCAGATCGGGCTGACTGGCTCTACGCTCCGATGGAAACTTATATTCCGGTCTCAAAATGCCCCGTCGCTGTTACGATTCACGACATACAAGCATTTGAAACTAATTTACCCTGGTCAAATACTTGGCATCACCAATTTTTTCGCTACAAGTGGGAGCTTTGGGTTCGGCGTGCTTTATCTGAATGTCGGGTAGTGTTTACTGTCTCGGAATTTTCCCGACAAAGAATGGTA includes:
- a CDS encoding glycosyltransferase family 2 protein; translation: MIDKRFSKNLPLISIITVTYNCFHDLTETFNSVISQSYKNIEYIVIDGGSKDGTMGFLHENDDKIAYWVSETDSGIYDAMNKGALASTGDWLIFMNSGDKFLTEDTLNQVISYLNDTVDVVYGGVESVTNDRFGYHTDQRHPYDLSIIWREIPTCHQSIFVKRELQLKFPFDTDLSWCADHDFITRLYVSGYKFLEIPVVVAKFDTSGGASRDLLSFTRERWSIYRKHFSRSFAKDWYFINEYKGFWLHKNIISKIRDLLPSGWVLTWRKYRRIY